The candidate division KSB1 bacterium genome includes the window AACAGCCAATCGTTGAAACGAAACCCCAAATAGGTGACGTGTCTTAAGAAATCAAAAGTGTTTGCCTTGCGGGAAGGAAAGCCATCGTCCTGTTGTCTGGAAAAATTTTCGTAGATGATTTCGCCATAACCTGCAATTGAAATACCGGGATCGGTTAAATTGTAAACAGAGGAAGCCGCAGGTCCCATGCCGTAGCGGCTTTCATATTTGGCTTCCGCAACTGTGCCAAGTTTTGCTCTTTCAAGTTCTTGCGTTAAGATGTCAATCCGCCGCCATAATTCTCTGAGCGTATCTTGTTTCGTTGATTGCTGGGCAGATAGTAGGCTGCTTAAAAAGAATAGGAAAATTCCCGAGATCAAATATTGTATTATTTTCATAAATTAATAATCGTTCCGATTATATTTAAGTATTTGTTTAATTGGCATTTAGGACAATAAATAATACAAATATTTTAAATGAATGTCAAGAAGATTATGACTATCTAGTGGAGCGTTTTCGAAATAACATTGCAATGGGTCGGTGTGATGTGTTTGGGTGTTAGAAGTGTTAGAGTGTTAATGACTTTTCTCCTAAGTTATTTTATTTAGATACTTGAATCCCTTAACACCTTTAACACCTGAACACCTGAACACCTGAACACTTCTTTCCTCAATGCTACGCTATTTACAGAACGTTGCACTAGTGCATCTCTGAGGTCATTTTTATCGATAATGAAAGATTTTTACATTTGATGGAGGCCTTTACTTGCTTTTCAAAATGAAAATCCTTATTTTCAATATGCGAAATAAACCAAATGAATGATTTTACTAGGTTGCAGTTAAATTGAAAGAACTATTACTCATTTTACGCTGGTCGGTTTTTCTATTCTATTTTGTCTCTTTTGTTTATTATCTCCTCTATTTCAGTAACAAAAATAGTCGAACAGCATTCCTCATTCGAGCCTGGCTAGGAATTTCTATTAGCGTTCACACTTTGTATTTGATTCTCTTGAGTTTTAGATTAAATCATTTACCTGTTGGCAATCTGTATCAAGTACTCACCACTCTGGCCTGGCTTTCGGTACTAGTTTATTTTGTTTTAGAAATTCGACTAAAAGAGATGATAATGGGTGTTTTCTTATTGCCGATAATTTTAATTTTACATGCAATCTCGTGTATATTTCTGGATATAGAGCAGCCTTTGGCAGAAGTGCTTACGACAATCTTATTTGAAGCCCATGTACTGATTCTCATTTCGGCCTATGCAGCATTCGCAATCTCGTTTATCACCAGCATCATGTATATTCTGCTTTCCAGAGAGATTGAATCGAAAAAGCCGGGAATATTTTTCCAGCGTCTACCATCACTGGAATTCTTCGATAAATTGAGCAATCAGGCGATTAACATCGGTTTGATTCTGGTTTCTTTGGGAATTTTGCTTGGGGTTTATATGGGCATCGACATCTGGGAAGGTGAGTGGATCTTGGATCCGAAGCTGCTTGCCGTACTTGTTTCCTGGGCCATTTATCTGGCTCATTTCGTTACCAGAAAGACTGTGGGTTGGCAAGGCCGGCGAGCTGCAATTGTTTCAGTTATTGGTTTTAATTGGCTTCTTTTTTCGTTTATTGTTGTTAGTTTGTTTTTTTCGAAATTTCATAGTTTTCAGTAAAATGTCAATATTTGTTTTCGGCTTTAAGCTGCCTCAGGAACAGAAAGCAGCGCCTGCCTTTTCACTTTCATCGAAATTCATCGAGAAGTTTTCGGCCTCTGCTGATGAACTTTTTGTTTTGACATCCGACTATACGATTGAGATTTTCGCCATATCTGATAAGCGAGAGGAGCTGGTCTCGCAATTTATGGATACTATCCAACACGAGTGGCATCTGCCCCAAGAAAATTTTAAGAAAGATTTTTTTCAGAAGGTCGGTTCGGAGGCGGTGTCGCATTTTTTTAAACGCGTTATCGGTGTTGGGCAACCTGCTGATATAAATGAGTCACTGCGCGAGTTTTGTGATGTTTTTGAGTTGGCAAGAGAGAGGAGTCTCACAGGGCCTTTTTTGGATAGGCTTTATCAAAAAGGAATTTGGCTTTCAGAAAAAGTTCGTATCGAGTTGAGTTTACAAGAGAACGGTACCACCACCGAGTCAGTGGTCACTGAGCTGGCTCAAAAAATATTTGGTAAACTCGACGATCATTCTGCCTTGATCGCTGCTAGCTCCGCTGAGTGTGAAAAGTTTGTTGAGAAACTTAGCGAAAAAAATATCGGTCATTTATATTTTTTGGAACTGGATAGAGAAGGCATCGAGGGGGTTTGCGAGAAATTTCGTGGCCATAGCATCACAATTGAGCAGATGGGTCAGGTTTTGCAATCTATTGATTTAATTCTTGTTTTTGATAGCGGCTTTGAAAAATTGCTACCTGCCGGGGAAGTTTCTCGGATTATGAATCAACGTAATAATGCTCCCTTATTTTGGGCAACCCTTTCTTTCGCGCACGAGCAGCAAAGTAAACTCTCCAACCATTACAATGTTTATTATTATGACCGTGCCGATTTGGAAAATATTGTCGCTTCAAATTTAAAAAAGCAGCAAAAAAGCCAGCGCACAGTTGAAAAATTACTCGAAAACGAAGTTGAGAATTTTATTAAATGGGTTCATTCGGAGGAACTGTTTCGCTTCGGCAATATCATCGGGAGGAGCCGGGCCATGCAACGGATACTCGATCTCGTGGCTCAGATCGCCCAAACCGATATCTCAGTCCTGATAGACGGTGAAAGCGGTACCGGGAAAGAGTTGGTTGCCATGGCGATTCACGAACACAGCAGAAGAGCGAAAAATCCATTTATCGTTGTGAACTGTGGCGCGATGGCCGAGAGTTTGTTAGAGAGTGAACTGTTTGGCCATGTTCGGGGTGCTTTCACTGGAGCCATCGGCAACAAGAAAGGTTTGTTTGAAGTGGCAAACCACGGTACTATTTTCTTAGACGAAATCGGCGAAACCTCCCAGGCAATGCAGGTAAAGCTGTTGCGATTTTTCCAGGCGGGCGAAGTCAAACCAGTCGGCAGTAACAATACGCTTACTGTAGACGTCAGGTTGATTGCGGCAACAAATAGAAATCTGGAAAAGCTGGTTCAGGAAGGGGAGTTTAGACAAGACCTTTTTTATCGTTTGAACGTTATCCAAATAACTATCCCCCCTTTGCGTGATCGTAGAGAAGATGTTTTGCCTCTCGTGGAGTTTTTTAGTAAAAAATATGCCAATAAAATACAAAAGCCGGTTAAAGGAGTGCATGACGATGTTGAAGAGGTCTTGTACCAATATCATTGGCCAGGCAATGTGCGTGAACTCGAAAATGCAATCGAACGCGCGGTCGCTCTTGCCAGGGGCAGCCAGATCGGCCTCACGGATTTACCGCCGCAGATTGTGGCAACAGAAAACCGACTTGCTGCGACTGAGGTGGATGACAAAGAATTGTCTCTGCAAGAGCTTGAGAAAAACCATATCGCCAAAACCCTCAAACAGTACAATTGGGAGTACGAACGCGTCACCAGAATATTAGGCATCGGCCGAACAACCCTCTGGCGGAAAATGAAGGCCTATAATATTTCGAATTCGCTACCCCGGGCTGCCAAACACCTCAATTAATACGCGCCATACTAATTAGAATCTTTCCATCTAATCAGGCAAAATCTTCTCCTGCTGCAACTTGAGGCTCCTTTTCGAATTGAAATCACATTTTTTAAGTTGAAAATATTTCAGTGTATTGTTACAACCTAATTCAGTAATTCACTAAAATAAGCGATAAACTATTGATTCCAATGGATTGTATTAAATTGGGATTGTCTAATCCTACTTAGCAAGCTTAAATTATTGAAAATATTGAGTATACAATTTAGCGAGTCACAAATAAGCAACAAATTTGAAGAAAAACGGTCAAAAAACCCGCTATCGTTCGATTTGTGTAAATTGCGTGAATCAGCTTAGTTTAAAAAATCTTGCCTATATCCGGATGCCGATAAACTTCTTAGCACTTTTCGGTGAGAACGCTAATGCCAAATTTAATAAGCCAACCTGCAACCCAGAAAGAAGAAGTAAAAGAATAAAAGAGCCAGAAGGCAAGGGACAGAAATCCTACGCTTAATTTCACCCAAGGGCGTTGCCAGCAGGGATTCTTGTATTCTTTTCGTAGGTTTTGAAGAAACAAATCAACCGGTATCACCGAGGGTGATTGTGCTATTTGTTGTTTAAATTGCTTGACTCTATTCGTTATATTATTAGACAGGTAAGTTAGATGGCAGTCATAGAGAAAGAAAAGAAAAAAGAAAATACAACTGGCAAGCACATTCTGCCATCAAGGCCAGCAAGAGCCAGCCCATCTTGGCCGACAAACCAACTCTGACGATATAAAGGATTACAACAACCAACACGGCGATCAGCAATCCGACGATCGGGATAAAATTCAGCAGAAAGATAAGCAGCACCGAGATGGCCACGAACTTCGCACCGAACAGAAACAGCACAACTAAAGTGAGGCAGCGCGGTCCCGAAACTCATAGGTGCATTGGTACTGAAATAGGCAATGATTTTCTTCAAGGTTTCCTGTAACCGGACGACTTCCCCAGCCCATGCTTGCTCTCCGACCATCCCAAAAAGACCGGAGCGAGATTGCACGATAAACATGAGGAGTATCAAAGCGAGCAGCGTCTCCGAGAGGATCGCGCGAATAGCGCCAAGCCCGGCACCCTTCGCCGCAAGTTTGCCGATGTCGTCTGCGGAAATACTTTCCAGCCCAAATCCGAATTTTGACATCAGTTGGAGAATCGGTCCGCTGACCTGGCTGAATATTCAAAATGATTTCATCAAAGCAAGTTAATGCTCTTGAAACTTGATCTTTTTTTTGGAGGAAAATAAAAAAGTACACGTTACGAGTTTAGCCCTTTTCAAGATAACCCAAGTAAGCTGAAAGATCAGGTTTTGAGAGTATTCATTTTTAGAGCAGGAAGGCGGTAATCGATTTTTACAGATATTCCGCTACCGCTTCTCCATCCCATCCAACAGAACGGGTGACTCCATTCCGCAAGGGCACTCTAAGCCCGCGTCGCGTCAGGATTGGGGAAGCTCGGCAGACGCACGGACCGGTCGTCCGGTGAGACCTTGGCCAAACAGAATCAATATCGCAACGATGCCCCATGACAGGCCCACCACCACGCCGCCGTCGATGATACCCCGCCATGGCTGGGGCAAACGACGAACGAGCACCACGAGTGTGACAATACCGAGGACCATGGACCAGGAGGTCATCAGACGCCTTCGCGTCGCGTGGAAAAGGCCCATGCAGAAAAGTGGAGCCCAAAGTGTCTGGTATAATTTGGCCTGGAACCCCAGGTGCTGAGCTCGAGCCACCACCCGGGGACAAAACGACTGTTGAAACGCGCGGTATCCCTCAGCATATACGTTTGCGACCACCCAAACCCCATAGAGCAGCATCTGCCACCATGTAAGTGAGCGATCTAAGATCGGTTCCAACGCAGCCGGGGTCAGACGCCACACCGCACTAAGCAAAAGCGCGACCACACCCACGATGCCCCAAATCGATCCCACGCTGTAATTGGTACGCTTCTTACTTGAATCGAACACGATCGGTGACCCCCTCGGGACAATTTTGGGATTTACAATGTATTGAATGCCTCTGATATCGCTGAAATGCTGTTGGCAATAATTTGTTCATCATGAGCCAGTGATACAAAAACAGCTTCGAACTGTGAAGGTGCAAAATAATATCCCAGTGTTAACATGCTGTGGAAAAACCTCCTATATCTTTCCGCATCTGATGTTTTAGCGGATTTTAAATCAAGGACTTCTTGACCTGCGAAAAACAAACTCAGCATGGAACCCACCCGGGCTTGGAAAACAGGTACTCCAGTTGACTCAGCGGCTTCTTTTATACCGCTGGCGAGCTGATTTGCAAGAGAATCCAATCGGTTGTACGTTTCTGTTTTTTTTAAGACTTTCAGGGTTTCAAGGCCCGCTGTCATGGCGACCGGATTCCCAGACAAGGTACCGGCCTGATATACAGGCCCGCTCGGCGCTACTAGCTCCATAATTTCCTTTCTTCCTCCATAAGCGCCAACCGGAAAGCCACCCCCTATTATCTTTCCCAAGCAAGTTAAGTCTGGCAGTACATCGAAAAGTGACTGGGCTCCACCGTAAGCAACACGAAACCCCGTAATGATCTCATCAAAAACGAGCAGTGAATTATGAGCCTTGGTAATTTCTCTCAGCCCTTCTAAAAAACCCGATTGAGGTGGCACCACACCCATATTACCAGCTACCGGTTCAACGATGACAGCTGCAATTTTGTCAAGGTATGTTTCAAATAATTGTTTTACAGAATCGAGATTATTGTATTGGGCCAGTAGGGTATCCTCTACGGCTGCTCGAGGCACGCCTGGACTGTCCGGCAGTCCAAGGGTGGTCACGCCCGAACCGGCTTGCACAAGGAGCATATCGGCGTGACCGTGGTAGCATCCTTCAAATTTTATGATTTTGTCGCGTTTGGTATACGCCCGGGCCAGCCGGAGTGCGCTCATGGTAGCTTCCGTTCCGGAATTAACAAATCGCACCATCTCAATTGAAGGTACCGCCTCGACGACCCTGTTTGCTAGCTCAACTTCCACCTCCGTTGGCGCGCCATAGCTCGTACTGTTTTTGATGGCGTTTTGAACGACCTTCATCACTTGAGGATCCGCATGGCCCAATATCATGGGTCCCCATGAACAAACGTAGTCAACATAGCGATTACCATCAACATCGAATAAGTACGGGCCTTCAGCGCGAGAAATGAATAGAGGCGTTCCTCCCACAGCCTTAAAAGCCCGCACGGGACTATTAACGCCGCCTGGCAGCACTTTCTGCGCCTGTTCGAACAGTTTTTCAGAGTTGCCGATCTTCAAATACTTCCCTAAACATTTTCCGATGAAAGTTATAAACTGTTAAGCTAACCATCTTGCCACATCCTTGGCATGGTAGGTCAAAATCAAATCGGCTCCGGCCCTTTTTATGGATGTTAGGATTTCCAGAGTGATGGCCTTTTCATCAATCCAGCCGTTTTGCGCAGCAGCCTTGACCATGGCGTATTCACCACTGACATTGTAAGCCGCCAGAGGAAGGTCGAACCGCTCCTTAACCCGGCTGATAACATCTAAGAATGCCAAAGCCGGTTTGACCATCAAAAGGTCGGCCCCTTCTTGCACATCCAGTTCAGCTTCTCTCAGCGCTTCTCTAACGTTTACCGGATCCATCTGGTGTGTACGACGGTCGCCAAATTGTGGGGCGGAGTCTGCAGCGTCTCGAAACGGGCCGTAAAAGCTTGAGGCATATTTGACTGCATAGCTTAAGATCGGCATTTTTTCGAACCCCGCTTCGTCCAACCCGGTTCGGATGGCTCCGACCATGCCGTCGATCATTCCGGAGGGTGCGACAATGTCCGCGCCGGCTTTGGCGTGCGAAACGACCTGTCTCGCTAGTAATTCCAGGGTCGCGTCGTTGTCGACATCGTTGTTTTTGATCACCCCACAGTGTCCGTGGTCGGTGTATTCACAGAAACAAACATCGGTGATAACCAGCAGGCCAGATACCGTTTCTTTCACCGCGCATACAGCTTGTTGAATGATGCCGTGGGGGTCGTAAGAATCCGACCCCAGCGCGTCTTTCTTCTCCGGAATGCCAAATAAGATGATTGCCGGAATCCCCAATGCTTTTGCTTCCTCAGCTTCTTTCACCAAATTATCGATGGAAAGCTGGTATTGACCGGGCATGGATGGAATGGGTTTTCTGGCCTCCTTTTCATAAGTAACAAATAAGGGATAAATCAGATCGTCCGGTGACAATCTCGTTTCCCGCACCATGCGGCGGATTTCCGGCGTCCCCCGAAGTCGCCGGGGTCTTATGCGTGGCTTTAACATGATTTGATTCCTAACTTAAAACTTAGACATTTACTGAAACTTTTACTGAAGTTTGCGTTTTTATACAAAACTTGCGCGCTCTGTCTGCAATGGTTTCTGATTGCAAGATGCAATCTCCAACCGAGATGCCATTTCTAAAATTCCCAGAGATGAAAATCCCTGGATATTCAGCTTCAAATGTTTCGATGGCATCCATGCGGTTTTGGTGTCCCAGCTTGTACTGCGGAATGGCTTTGCGCCAACGTTTGATTTTTACAACATCCGGTTTGCCTACAAGCGCCATGATCTCATTCAACTCTTTTAAAACCAAATCCGTTAGCTCATTGTTGCTCAAATCGACTAATTCCGGTTGGCGCATGCCTCCGACAAACGTCGTCAGAGCCGTGCCATTTTCAGGAGCGCGGTTTGGAAAAATTGTGGAGCTCCAGATGGTGCCCAGAATCTTGCGGTTTTCAACTTCCGGCACCAGGAAGCCAAATCCGTCCAGAGATCGGCACCTGGGTTGCTTGCGAAAACCGAGAAAGACCACAGCAACGGGTGCGTAGACAATTTCTCGTAATTTCAAGGCTAAAGCAGAATCGAAGGTTCTGACATATTCAGCCGTGGCGTAGGCCGGGGTAGTAAATATCACGCCATCTGTGTGAACACACACGTTTTTGCCGCTACTGGTGTATAGAACGACATAACGGTTTTCTGAATCGTTCTGGAGATCTAGGCTTTCAAGCGCGGCTTTCGTTTCGATTCTCTCGGCGAGAATGGAGTGCAGCGCTGAGCTTAACTGCCCCATACCTTTTTCAAAGGAAAAAAGCTCGGCTTTTGTTTTTGCCATTTCCGCACGTTTTTTTCGTTCTTTGGCGCCTTTGATCGCCCCTTTGATCAAACTGCCGTAGTTTTTTTCAAGCGCGTAGATTTTCGAGACCGCGCTGCGTACGCTCAGTCTCTTCGGGTCACCGGCATAGACACCGGCGATAAACGGATTGATCGCGTAATCCAGAAACTCCTTACCGAGTCTGCGCTCGACAAACTCAGCGATGGTTTCCTCTTTGTCGGGTGGAGGCGGTGGAATAAACGGCTCTCTCAGTAGTCTTAATTTTGCCTTGAGTGAAAAGAGCTTGGATTTGATAAACTGAGGCGGATTCATGGGCAACGGTAAAAGTTGACCGTTTTTTAGAATATAACGGCGGTTGGCGTAGGGGTTTGCGGCGATACGGTCGTTCTGTAATGCGATTTCGTCGATAAAGCTGCGAATTTTCGGAGAGGTGTCTAAAGTACTGTTGGGACCGTAATCAATGAGAAAGCCGTCTGATTCTTCGGTGTGAATAGCGCCACCCACATGAGAGGTTTTTTCAAGTACCAGCACATCCAGACCGGATTTCAATAACCGATAGGCTGTGGCCAGCCCGGAAATGCCGGCACCAATGACCACTGCATCTTTTTTCGAAAGGTCATTAGGCATGGGTTTCGGCCTCTACAAGATCCGGTTTCCAGCAAATGGCTTCCGTGATGAACTCACACTGGTGGCAGCGGGTGCCTCTATCGTCCGCTGCATATTTCGACAGCTTTTTGATGGGGGGCAATTCCCAATCCGCTTTGCCGTTGCTCGGTCTGACCTGCGATGCCACCGCCTCTGCCAGCGCTTCGATAAACAGTGGATGGGAATTCAGGCCGCCTGTCACTGCATAGTGTTCGATTCCGAATTCTTTGGCCTGCTCGCGAATCAAAATATTGAGCTCAAAAAGGGTCTCGATGTGGTCAGTCACAAAAGCTACCGGGATGATTAAAACCGCGTTTTCACCTTGTTCGCCGAGTTCTTTGAGCTTATCCGGCGTGCTGGGCGTGAGCCACTTAGCCGGCCCTACTTTGCTTTGAAACGCGACGTGAAACGGCACGTCCCTTTTACGCAGATTCATCACCTGCTCTACGGTTGAATGAATCAGACAGCAGTAGGGGTCGCGGCGTTTTTTCATCTCAAGAAGCGGTGTTCCGTGGGCGCTGAACACCAGCTGTACCCGTTTGCGAATCTCTTCGGGAAAACGCCGAAGCCCCTCGTCAATGCGTGCATTGATCGCGCGGATAAATTTAGGATGGGCGGCATATTCGAAAATGGTGGTTGTGGACCATTTGGGAATTTCGTTGTGCTGTTCGAGCATCCACCAGTAGATCAGAGATGAACCGGTCGTGGTTTTGGAATAATGCGGGTAAAGCGGCAGGAGCACCACCTTATCGACTTTATCCTTTTTCATCGCCCGTGCTGTCTCTTCGGAAGTGGGTTTCCAGTAACGCATGGCGATGTAGACCCGGAAATTAACTCCGAAAGGCTCGCCAAATGTCCGGTTTAAAGCGATTTCTAAATTCTCCGCCTGCTCGCGGGTTAATTTGTTTATGGGGGAGCCGCCGCCGATTCTGGCGTAGTCGTGTGAAACTTTCTTCGAACGGTTTACCGAAATGAATTTCGACAACCAGTGGCGGAAGATTCCGCCAATTGGCATATCGATGATGGCCGGGTCCATAAATAAATTGTAGAGAAAAGGTTCGATGTCCTCCAGTTTCCTTGGCCCGCCGAGATTCATCAGCACCACCCCAATGGTTTCTCCGGCTTTCGCCTGGACCGGCTCTGCAGGGTAGTATTCACCTGTAACCAAACGGTCGTCGTATTTATAATGCTTTAAAAATTCTCGTGCATCCATATAGTTCTTCCTCAATTCAAACACTCATCACATTGCCCGTAAAATTCCAGTCTGTGATTATTGACCTGATAGTTTGTTGCTTCCTCCACTTTGCGGTTTAACCCGGAGTTGTGCTCCATCTCAATATCTTTGATCGCTCCGCACGATTCACAAATAAAATGGTAATGCGGATTCACATTCCCATCATATCGATCAAATGTACTGCCAAATTTCAGTTCTTGAATACAGCCCTGTTCAACAAGAATGCTCAAGTTTCTGTACACGTTCCCGAGGCTTAAAGAGGGAAATTCGTGCTTGAGCTTCTCGTAAATCCAAGAAGCCGTCGGATGACTCTTGGTAGCTTTTAAGAGACCTAAGATTTTTTGCCGCTGCTTACTTTTGCGGTATTGTTTTTCTCCTCCGGTGTTCACACCAATTCTTTCCTTATCCTAAATACTGAAGCTGCTACAATATATTTCTTTCCCTAAATTTCGTTTAGACCGTTCTTGAATAGAGCGGCCCGCTTTGCTTCTTTTGAGCAAGATATTTGTCGAAAACCATGGTGATGTTTCTGATCAACAGGCGTCCCATGTCGGTCACCGCGATCAGGTCGTTGGCCAATTCGATGAGACCATCTGCCGCAAAATATTCCAATTCGGGCAAAGCGTCTGCAAAATACCGGTCAAAATTGATCTGAAATTTTTCTTCGACTCGCCGTTTATTCAGCTCGAAGTCGCACATCAGCCT containing:
- the ccsA gene encoding cytochrome c biogenesis protein CcsA, whose protein sequence is MKELLLILRWSVFLFYFVSFVYYLLYFSNKNSRTAFLIRAWLGISISVHTLYLILLSFRLNHLPVGNLYQVLTTLAWLSVLVYFVLEIRLKEMIMGVFLLPIILILHAISCIFLDIEQPLAEVLTTILFEAHVLILISAYAAFAISFITSIMYILLSREIESKKPGIFFQRLPSLEFFDKLSNQAINIGLILVSLGILLGVYMGIDIWEGEWILDPKLLAVLVSWAIYLAHFVTRKTVGWQGRRAAIVSVIGFNWLLFSFIVVSLFFSKFHSFQ
- a CDS encoding sigma 54-interacting transcriptional regulator, with the translated sequence MSIFVFGFKLPQEQKAAPAFSLSSKFIEKFSASADELFVLTSDYTIEIFAISDKREELVSQFMDTIQHEWHLPQENFKKDFFQKVGSEAVSHFFKRVIGVGQPADINESLREFCDVFELARERSLTGPFLDRLYQKGIWLSEKVRIELSLQENGTTTESVVTELAQKIFGKLDDHSALIAASSAECEKFVEKLSEKNIGHLYFLELDREGIEGVCEKFRGHSITIEQMGQVLQSIDLILVFDSGFEKLLPAGEVSRIMNQRNNAPLFWATLSFAHEQQSKLSNHYNVYYYDRADLENIVASNLKKQQKSQRTVEKLLENEVENFIKWVHSEELFRFGNIIGRSRAMQRILDLVAQIAQTDISVLIDGESGTGKELVAMAIHEHSRRAKNPFIVVNCGAMAESLLESELFGHVRGAFTGAIGNKKGLFEVANHGTIFLDEIGETSQAMQVKLLRFFQAGEVKPVGSNNTLTVDVRLIAATNRNLEKLVQEGEFRQDLFYRLNVIQITIPPLRDRREDVLPLVEFFSKKYANKIQKPVKGVHDDVEEVLYQYHWPGNVRELENAIERAVALARGSQIGLTDLPPQIVATENRLAATEVDDKELSLQELEKNHIAKTLKQYNWEYERVTRILGIGRTTLWRKMKAYNISNSLPRAAKHLN
- the hemL gene encoding glutamate-1-semialdehyde 2,1-aminomutase, translated to MKIGNSEKLFEQAQKVLPGGVNSPVRAFKAVGGTPLFISRAEGPYLFDVDGNRYVDYVCSWGPMILGHADPQVMKVVQNAIKNSTSYGAPTEVEVELANRVVEAVPSIEMVRFVNSGTEATMSALRLARAYTKRDKIIKFEGCYHGHADMLLVQAGSGVTTLGLPDSPGVPRAAVEDTLLAQYNNLDSVKQLFETYLDKIAAVIVEPVAGNMGVVPPQSGFLEGLREITKAHNSLLVFDEIITGFRVAYGGAQSLFDVLPDLTCLGKIIGGGFPVGAYGGRKEIMELVAPSGPVYQAGTLSGNPVAMTAGLETLKVLKKTETYNRLDSLANQLASGIKEAAESTGVPVFQARVGSMLSLFFAGQEVLDLKSAKTSDAERYRRFFHSMLTLGYYFAPSQFEAVFVSLAHDEQIIANSISAISEAFNTL
- the hemB gene encoding porphobilinogen synthase, encoding MLKPRIRPRRLRGTPEIRRMVRETRLSPDDLIYPLFVTYEKEARKPIPSMPGQYQLSIDNLVKEAEEAKALGIPAIILFGIPEKKDALGSDSYDPHGIIQQAVCAVKETVSGLLVITDVCFCEYTDHGHCGVIKNNDVDNDATLELLARQVVSHAKAGADIVAPSGMIDGMVGAIRTGLDEAGFEKMPILSYAVKYASSFYGPFRDAADSAPQFGDRRTHQMDPVNVREALREAELDVQEGADLLMVKPALAFLDVISRVKERFDLPLAAYNVSGEYAMVKAAAQNGWIDEKAITLEILTSIKRAGADLILTYHAKDVARWLA
- the hemG gene encoding protoporphyrinogen oxidase, giving the protein MPNDLSKKDAVVIGAGISGLATAYRLLKSGLDVLVLEKTSHVGGAIHTEESDGFLIDYGPNSTLDTSPKIRSFIDEIALQNDRIAANPYANRRYILKNGQLLPLPMNPPQFIKSKLFSLKAKLRLLREPFIPPPPPDKEETIAEFVERRLGKEFLDYAINPFIAGVYAGDPKRLSVRSAVSKIYALEKNYGSLIKGAIKGAKERKKRAEMAKTKAELFSFEKGMGQLSSALHSILAERIETKAALESLDLQNDSENRYVVLYTSSGKNVCVHTDGVIFTTPAYATAEYVRTFDSALALKLREIVYAPVAVVFLGFRKQPRCRSLDGFGFLVPEVENRKILGTIWSSTIFPNRAPENGTALTTFVGGMRQPELVDLSNNELTDLVLKELNEIMALVGKPDVVKIKRWRKAIPQYKLGHQNRMDAIETFEAEYPGIFISGNFRNGISVGDCILQSETIADRARKFCIKTQTSVKVSVNV
- the hemH gene encoding ferrochelatase; translation: MDAREFLKHYKYDDRLVTGEYYPAEPVQAKAGETIGVVLMNLGGPRKLEDIEPFLYNLFMDPAIIDMPIGGIFRHWLSKFISVNRSKKVSHDYARIGGGSPINKLTREQAENLEIALNRTFGEPFGVNFRVYIAMRYWKPTSEETARAMKKDKVDKVVLLPLYPHYSKTTTGSSLIYWWMLEQHNEIPKWSTTTIFEYAAHPKFIRAINARIDEGLRRFPEEIRKRVQLVFSAHGTPLLEMKKRRDPYCCLIHSTVEQVMNLRKRDVPFHVAFQSKVGPAKWLTPSTPDKLKELGEQGENAVLIIPVAFVTDHIETLFELNILIREQAKEFGIEHYAVTGGLNSHPLFIEALAEAVASQVRPSNGKADWELPPIKKLSKYAADDRGTRCHQCEFITEAICWKPDLVEAETHA
- a CDS encoding transcriptional repressor translates to MNTGGEKQYRKSKQRQKILGLLKATKSHPTASWIYEKLKHEFPSLSLGNVYRNLSILVEQGCIQELKFGSTFDRYDGNVNPHYHFICESCGAIKDIEMEHNSGLNRKVEEATNYQVNNHRLEFYGQCDECLN